In the Solanum pennellii chromosome 5, SPENNV200 genome, one interval contains:
- the LOC107018915 gene encoding cytochrome b5 — protein MPTLTKLFTMEEASEHNTKDDCWVVIDGKVYDVSSYLDEHPGGDDVLLGVTGQDATDEFEDAGHSKSARELMEKFFIGELDTTSSSIPELEIVKKAGKDIPQKLMEVTKQYWFVPVAAVGISVVVGFLYTRKK, from the exons ATGCCAACTTTAACGAAGTTATTCACAATGGAAGAAGCTTCTGAGCACAACACTAAGGATGATTGTTGGGTCGTCATTGACGGCAAG GTATATGAtgtttcatcttatttagaCGAACATCCAGGGGGAGATGATGTTCTACTTGGTGTTACAG GACAAGATGCCACTGATGAATTCGAAGATGCTGGACACAGCAAAAGCGCAAGAGAACTTATGGAGAAATTCTTCATTGGGGAGCTTGATACAACATCCTCTTCCATCCCTGAACTTGAGATTGTCAAGAAGGCGGGCAAAGATATTCCTCAGAAGTTAATGGAAGTTACTAAGCAATATTGGTTCGTTCCAGTAGCAGCCGTTGGCATCTCTGTGGTGGTTGGCTTCTTGTACACACGCAAGAAGTAA
- the LOC107018594 gene encoding folate synthesis bifunctional protein, mitochondrial, producing MNVFRRLLPKKIGFKTSKKSCYAPGVCSIHSSPDCVVEVHSPEQEVIIALGSNVGNRLNNFDEALHLMKQSGIQITRHACLYETAPAYVTDQPQFLNSAVRGVTKLGPHELLRALKKIEKDMGRTTGIRYGPRPIDLDILFYGKFKIHSEILDVPHERIWERPFVVAPLIDLLGSDIDDDTVASWHSFSKHSSDLFELWEKLGGESLVGRNGMKRVLPVGNHLQDWSLKTSLMGILNLTPDSFSDGGKYISVEAAVSQARLMLSEGADMIDFGAQSTRPNASKISVEEELDRLIPVIEGVTKIPEAEGKLLSVDTFYSEVASEAVKKGVHLVNDVSGGRLDSNMHSVVAALRVPYVAMHMRGDPSSMQNPENLQYNDVCKDVASELYERLKEAELAGIPAWRLIIDPGIGFSKNTEHNLDILTGLTTIRAEIARRSLAFSHAPLLIGPSRKRFIGDVCARPAADERDPATVAAVTTGVLNGANVVRVHNVRYNADALRLCDALLERKQRQSS from the exons ATGAATGTCTTCAGGCGTTTACTGCCCAAAAAAATTGGGTTCAAAACATCCAAGAAATCGTGTTATG CACCGGGCGTTTGCTCTATCCATTCGTCCCCAGATTGTGTAGTGGAAGTTCATTCCCCTGAGCAGGAAGTAATAATTGCTTTAGGAAGTAATGTCGGAAACAGACTTAATAATTTTGATGAAGCATTGCACCTAATGAAGCAATCAGGTATACAGATTACCAGGCATGCTTGCTTATATGAGACAGCGCCTGCTTATGTAACTGATCAACCTCAGTTTTTGAATTCTGCTGTTAGAGGTGTCACGAAACTAGGGCCTCACGAGTTGTTGAGAGCACTCAAGAAGATTGAGAAGGACATGGGTCGTACAACTGGGATTCGATATGGTCCTAGACCTATTGACTTGGATATTCTGTTTTACGGGaagttcaagattcattctGAGATACTCGATGTTCCACATGAAAGAATTTGGGAGAGACCATTTGTGGTAGCACCTTTGATTGATCTACTCGGTTCAGACATAGATGACGATACAGTTGCAAGTTGGCATTCATTTTCGAAACATTCAAGTGATCTTTTCGAGTTGTGGGAAAAACTAGGAGGTGAATCTCTCGTGGGGAGAAATGGGATGAAAAGGGTATTGCCAGTAGGAAACCACCTACAGGACTGGTCATTGAAAACCTCCCTTATGGGTATTCTTAACTTGACCCCCGATAGCTTTAGCGATGGAGGGAAGTATATATCTGTAGAAGCAGCAGTTTCTCAGGCTCGTTTGATGCTTTCAGAAGGCGCAGATATGATTGATTTTGGTGCACAGTCCACACGCCCTAATGCTTCAAAGATATCCGTTGAAGAAGAACTAGATAGGCTAATTCCTGTCATCGAGGGTGTCACAAAGATACCCGAAGCTGAGGGGAAGCTTTTATCTGTGGATACCTTCTATTCAGAAGTTGCTTCAGAAGCAGTGAAAAAGGGTGTTCATCTCGTAAATGATGTATCTGGTGGACGTTTGGATTCCAACATGCACAGTGTTGTTGCAGCACTTCGAGTACCCTACGTAGCAATGCATATGAGAGGTGATCCATCTTCAATGCAAAACCCCGAGAACTTGCAATACAACGATGTTTGTAAGGATGTAGCATCTGAACTTTACGAGAGGCTCAAGGAAGCAGAGTTAGCCGGTATTCCTGCTTGGAGGTTGATAATTGATCCTGGAATCGGATTCTCCAAGAACACTGAACACAATTTGGATATTCTAACTGGTTTGACAACCATTCGAGCTGAGATTGCTAGAAGGAGCTTGGCTTTTTCTCATGCCCCTTTATTGATTGGACCATCAAGAAAGAGGTTCATAGGCGATGTCTGTGCTCGTCCTGCTGCAGATGAACGAGATCCAGCAACTGTTGCTGCTGTGACCACAGGGGTTCTGAATGGTGCCAATGTTGTAAGAGTACATAATGTTCGATACAATGCAGACGCCCTTCGTCTATGTGATGCATTATTGGAAAGGAAACAGAGACAAAGCAGTTAG